The following nucleotide sequence is from Chromobacterium rhizoryzae.
AGGCCAGCTCGTTGATCGTGGCGATCTGCTGCTCCGGATAGATGAACAACCATTTCCAATTCAACGCCACCACCTGCACCTCGATCGGCTTCTGGTCGGAATCCAGCGGGCGGTACGGGTCCAGCTTGTGGGTGGTTTCCCAGGTCAGCACGGCGAGGAAGGCGATGATGATGCAGGGAATCAGCCAGACCACTAGCTCGATCTTGGTCGAATGCGACCATTTCGGCTCATAGACGGCGTCCTTATTGCTGGCGCGGTACTTCCAGGCGAAGAAGAAGGTCATCAGGATCACCGGGATGACCACCAGCAGCATCAGCGCGGTTGCCGTGATGATCAGGGACTTCTGCTCCGCCGCCACGGGGCCCTTGGGGTCAAGGATTCCGCCTTGACACCCGGCGAGCAGCAGCGCCGAAGCTACAGCAAGTCCCCGCCACAGGCGTGAGGGTCTTTGGTTTCTCATCATTTACGACTTTACGGGTTGAACATTCTTGTTATCTCGCCCGGGCGCGTAAGGCTGCGCGCCATCGGCCCCGGCGGCGGTAATCCAGGCCCGGCTCATGACCGGACGGCAACGGCAAGCCCTTGCGCGGCCGACGGCCATGCAAATGCTATTGGCATAATAAAAAGCAATGCGGAACTCGCAGCGCGAGCTGATCAAAATCGAAAGGTCGGCATGATCAATCGACAGGGGCGACGCGAATCGCCCCGGGTGGATGACGCGACAGGAAAACGGCGACAAGCGGCCTTCCCCTGCTGGGACATCACAACGCTGACAGCCGGCGAACCCTCGGGCGGAGACGCGTCTTCCGGCGGGCAAGCAAGCCCTGGACGGCGCAGAAAGCGGCGGGAGCATCCCGGTTGTGAAGCCAGGCGGCGCTATTAAAAACAGTTCGCCCCCAACTTTCAAGGGCAAATTTGATCCAGGTTAACGGCCGCTCGCGGGGTAAATCCAGAGAGCTTGTTACAGATCAATGACGAAAATAGAGCCAAAGCGCAGACATGGCGTGATCTAGAACGAAAGCATGAAGTAAATACTCGAACCTATACACAGTTTCAAACTGTTACAAAAAAGCTGGAACTCCGCCCCTTGCAGTGCACAAAAACAACGGGATTCAATACAAATCGCAACAAAAACATAAACCAAACAATATGGATTGACAGCAAGGAAAACGCCGGTCCCGCCTGGCTCAGGCGTCGGGCAGACATAGCAAGGCATTGCGCAGAAACGCTTCGAAACTGCGGCTCTCCACCAGCCGGGCGCCGGCGCGCTGACGCATGAAGGAAACGAACAGCTCGTAGATCGCCATCGCTTCCTCGTACTCGGTCTTGCTGATCGCCAGCAGGAAAATCACCCGCGCCACGCCGCCCTCCCCCCAGGCAATGCCGTGAGGCGCGATGATGGTGCACACCGTGGTCTTGCGCGCCAGCAAGCCCAGCGAGTGCGGCAAGGCGATGCCGTCGCCCAGCATGGTGCTGAGGATGTCCTCGCGCTCGCGCACCGAAGGCAGGAAATCGGCGTCGACATAGCCTTCCTCGCGCAGCCGCCCGCAAACGCGCTCGAACAGCGCCTGCTGGCTCAGCCCCTGCTCCGCCACCCAGAAATGCTGGGCGGAAAAATAGCGCTCCAGCATATAGGGCCGGGTGCGGTCCACCGCCACCAGCCGCGCCAATTGCTCCAGCTGGTAATCCGACGGAAACGGCGACAGCAGCGCCACCGGCTTGCGCTTGTCCTCCAGCCTCACTGTGGACACCACGAAATCCGCGCCCACATGCTCCAGCGCCTCGTACTCCTGACAGGACAAGGCGGCGCACACCTCCAGCTGCGGAAAGCGACGCCGCAGCACCGCCTCCAGCGTGCGCAGCGTGGCGTTGCCGCCGTCGCACACCAGCAGGGCCTGCGGCCGGCGCAGATAACCGATCTGGTAATGGCGCTCCAGCCCCACGCCGATGTGCAGCACCAGATAGCCGATCTCGTTCTCCGAGATCCGGTACGGCGAGTGCTTGGCCCAACTCGACACCGCCGCCAGCGTGAAGTCGTAGGCCAGCGCGTAATGCTGCTTGATGTCGGCCAGCACCGGATTGGCCAGCGTGATCTGGTAACGCACCCGGGTGATCATGGTTTTGACGTGGGTGACCAGATCGTCGCGCAATTGCCGGTCGGCGCGCAGATCGTAGCGGTAATGGCGGTTGATGTAGTCGAGGATGTAGCGGACCAGCGCGTCGGCGTCGTCGGCGTTGATCGCGCTGGGCAATATGCCGCTCAGGCTGCGCGCGGCGATGTTGACGCAGAGGAAGGCTTGCTCGGCGGCGGCGATCTCCACCCCGCTCATGCGCCGCAGCAAGCCGGCGATGTGCGTCGCGGCCTGGGCCGCCGCCGGCGGCGCTTCCTCGCAGGAGAAATCCTGCAAGGGAAAACCGTCGACGATGCGCTTGGCCGCCACCGCGCAATAAAAGCTCAGGAACTGGGCGCCGTCGTCGCTGAGGCGGACACCGGCGCGGCTCAGGCAGCCGGGCAGGCCGGCGCGCACCGTCGCCAGCGCGTCGGCCAGCACCGGGTCCGCGCTCAACAAGGGATGGTCCGCCCGCTCCGCCGCCAGCTGCGCCAAGAGATCGCTGAGGCAGACGCGGATGGAGGATTCCGCGCCCAGCAGCTTCATGCCGTAATGCGGCTTGGCCTCTATGCTCAGGCCGTAGCCGGCCAGGCGCTCGCGCACCTCGGCCATGTCCGTCTGCAAGGTGGCCCGGCTGACGCACCAGGCGTCGGCCAGGTCCTGCAGCTTCAAGGCGTAAGCGGAGCCGAGGAACTGCGCCAGCAGATAATGCACCCGCTCGCCGGCCTGACGCGGAATGGCGCGGCCAGAGCCGGCCTGCGGCCGCACCTGCTGGAAGCGTTCCGGGTCGTCGGCCTGCAGCCGGTAGCCCTCGCCGCGCTTGAGCACGAAGCGCGCGCCGTGCTCGGCCAGAATGGCGTTGAGCGCGTCGATATCGTTGCGCACAGTGCGGGTGGACACCGCCAGCCGGCGCGCCAGCTCTTCCTGCGGCAACGCTTCCGCCTGCAGGGCGGCAAAGGCCTGGGCCAGCCGTTGATAGGGGAATTTGACCATGAGCCTCCTTCTTAAACCCATCCGCGCCCGGCCTCCCCGGACGCGTCTACAACAAGGCTTTCACCATCGACAACAGCCGCTCCACGTCGCCGGGCCGGGTTTCGCCGCTGGAGTCGATGATGGAACTGTACACATGCGGTATCACCTTGGGCACGCCGGCCTCCAGCGCCAGGCGGACGATCTCGCTGAAATTCTCCAGCGTGATGCCGCCGGTGGGCTCCAGCCAGAAATCATGCCGCGCGCAGGCTTCCGCCACCGCCAGGTATTCGTCGCGGCAATCCAGCCCGCCCATGGGGAAGTACTTGATCGAACTGCCGCCCATATCCTTGAGCATGGCGATGGCGGTGTCCACCGGCGCGGCGCAGACCGGCGCGCCGGCGCTGAGCGGGCCGGTGGACACCTTGACCAGGCCCGGAATGCCGCTGGGCGAAACCAGGCCGTTGACCACGGTACGCGCCTGACCCAGCAGCGCGCGGCTGGCGCCCACGCCGGTGAACACCTGATTGACGTGCTGCGGCTGCACTTGGCCGGCAATGGCGCTGACCATGTCGGACTGGCGCGGATCGCCGGCGCCCAGTCCCACCGACAAGGCGTTGTCTATCAAGGCCGCGTACTCGCGCATGTCCGCCACCGCGCTGTCCACGTCGGCGTAGTTCTTCGACAGCACGCCCACCAGCACATGGCCTTCCGCCGCCTGATGAATCTGACGGGCATTGTGCTTGCTTCCAGCCAGTACATTCAAGCAAACGCGGTCCTGATAAAAATGGGGTTCCAGTTTCATGCCTTCTCTCCCGTCAGCAAGCGGCGGATGCGCGTGCCGATCTGTTCCAGCTGAGCGGCGTCCACGCTGCGCGCGTCCACCTCCAGCTTGCCCTCGTTGGCCCGGTATTCCCGGAAATAAATGGCGACCTCGCCCTGTTTCAGCGCGGCGGCGGCGGCCACCGCGCTGACGCCGGTGGCGCTGGCGTCGAAAGCGATCTCGGCGCGGGCGATGTCGCGGCCGGCGGCGTCCCAGACCAGGCGCGCGCTGACGCCGGCCAACTGGTTCAGCCCGGCGATGAAGGGCCGCAGCCGCTCCGCCATCGCCGCCCCGCTTTCCTTGTCCTGCTTCAGATAGCGTTCTATCGCGCACGTCAGGCCCAGAATGCCCTCCTTGCCCACCTTCATCGCCCGGCCTATGCCCTGGCTTTGCAGCTTGACCCATTCCACATACTGGCGGCGGCCCAGCACCAGGCCGCTGGTCGGCCCCTCTATCGCCTTGGCCCCGCTGTAGATCACCAGGTCCGCGCCCAGCCGGTAATACTCGCGCAAGTCTTCCTCCGCCGCCGCGTCGACGATCAGCGGCACCTTCCGGCGGCGCGCCACTTCGGCGGCCTCGGCCACGCCGAGCACGCTTTTCTGCAAGGCGTGGTGGGACTTGATATAGAGGATGGCGGCGGTGTCGGGACCTATCGCCGCCTCCAATTGCGCGGCCGAGCACTCATTGCCCCAGCCGGCCTCCACCACCTGGCCGCCGCCCAGCGCCACCATGGCGCCCACCGGTGCGCCGAAATTGACGTTGTGCCCCTTGGGCAGCACGATCTCGCGCGGTCCGGCCACCGGCTGCGCGTGCAGATTCACCAGCAGGCGCGGGTCGTCGCGGACGATGACGGCGGCCACGGACTGGGCAATGCCGGCGGCCGCGCAGGACACCACCGTCGCGGCCTCCACCTCCAGCAGCCGGGCGATGTAGTCGCCGGTCTTGTCGACCAGATCCTTCATCTCGAAATACCGCTCCAGGCCCTGGACCATCGCCGCCCTCACTTCCGGCGCCGGCGTGGACACGCCGAGCAGGGTCATGCGGCCGGAAGCATTGATCACCGGCTTAAGCTGGTACTGCTCATAGATCGAAGACATGACAAGCCTTTCCTTGTTCGGTGGGCAGCAAGACGCCGCCCGCCACCGCCGCCAGCGGCGTCAGGTGCCGCACGCCGGTCAGCGTGTCGCCGTCGCAGTCGCTCTGCGGCCGCGGCGCGGTTTCAATGTCGAAGATGGTCAGATCGGCGTCCGCTCCCGCTTCCAGCCGGCCTTTGCCGCCCAGTCCCAGCGCTTCCGCCGGCCGCCGGGTCACGCAGTCCAGCACCCTCTCCAGCGGCATGCCCAGGCTCAGGAATTTGGACATCACCGCCGCCAGGCCGAACACCGGCCCGGCCACGCGGTTGCGGCAATAGATGTCCGAGCTGATGGTGTCCGGGTACAGGCCCAGCGCCATGGCCTCGCGCGCCACGCGGAAACTGAAGCTGGCGCTGCCGTGGCCGACATCCAGCAGCACGCCGCGCTCGATCGCCGCCCGCACCGAGGCGCGCAGCGCGCCGGCGGCGTCCAGGATGCGGTTGGGCTTGCCGTTGAAGCAGTGGGTGACGATGTCGCCCGGCTCCAGCCATTCGGCGATCTCGTCCAGCGACGGCGGGGTGTTGCCGATGTGCACCATCAAGGGCAGCGGCCCGAAGCGCCGCTGTATCTCCTTGGCCCGCGCCAGCGGCGCGACGCCGTTGGCGCCGACCACGCTGCCGCTGAGCCGCGCCTTGATGCCGACGATGAAATCGCG
It contains:
- a CDS encoding BglG family transcription antiterminator; its protein translation is MVKFPYQRLAQAFAALQAEALPQEELARRLAVSTRTVRNDIDALNAILAEHGARFVLKRGEGYRLQADDPERFQQVRPQAGSGRAIPRQAGERVHYLLAQFLGSAYALKLQDLADAWCVSRATLQTDMAEVRERLAGYGLSIEAKPHYGMKLLGAESSIRVCLSDLLAQLAAERADHPLLSADPVLADALATVRAGLPGCLSRAGVRLSDDGAQFLSFYCAVAAKRIVDGFPLQDFSCEEAPPAAAQAATHIAGLLRRMSGVEIAAAEQAFLCVNIAARSLSGILPSAINADDADALVRYILDYINRHYRYDLRADRQLRDDLVTHVKTMITRVRYQITLANPVLADIKQHYALAYDFTLAAVSSWAKHSPYRISENEIGYLVLHIGVGLERHYQIGYLRRPQALLVCDGGNATLRTLEAVLRRRFPQLEVCAALSCQEYEALEHVGADFVVSTVRLEDKRKPVALLSPFPSDYQLEQLARLVAVDRTRPYMLERYFSAQHFWVAEQGLSQQALFERVCGRLREEGYVDADFLPSVREREDILSTMLGDGIALPHSLGLLARKTTVCTIIAPHGIAWGEGGVARVIFLLAISKTEYEEAMAIYELFVSFMRQRAGARLVESRSFEAFLRNALLCLPDA
- the dagF gene encoding 2-dehydro-3-deoxy-phosphogluconate aldolase — translated: MKLEPHFYQDRVCLNVLAGSKHNARQIHQAAEGHVLVGVLSKNYADVDSAVADMREYAALIDNALSVGLGAGDPRQSDMVSAIAGQVQPQHVNQVFTGVGASRALLGQARTVVNGLVSPSGIPGLVKVSTGPLSAGAPVCAAPVDTAIAMLKDMGGSSIKYFPMGGLDCRDEYLAVAEACARHDFWLEPTGGITLENFSEIVRLALEAGVPKVIPHVYSSIIDSSGETRPGDVERLLSMVKALL
- a CDS encoding amidohydrolase/deacetylase family metallohydrolase, with protein sequence MDDLLIKDALLADGSVMDIAVRHGKIAGLGRLDGPARRTLRLDGRWRLSAGWIDGHVHCNPASPIYHDEPDQVGVAGGVTTVVDAGSVGADDVAAFRELAGACRTDVRALLNISRIGLVTQHELANLDDVDVVLAGAAIRAHRDFIVGIKARLSGSVVGANGVAPLARAKEIQRRFGPLPLMVHIGNTPPSLDEIAEWLEPGDIVTHCFNGKPNRILDAAGALRASVRAAIERGVLLDVGHGSASFSFRVAREAMALGLYPDTISSDIYCRNRVAGPVFGLAAVMSKFLSLGMPLERVLDCVTRRPAEALGLGGKGRLEAGADADLTIFDIETAPRPQSDCDGDTLTGVRHLTPLAAVAGGVLLPTEQGKACHVFDL
- a CDS encoding DgaE family pyridoxal phosphate-dependent ammonia lyase gives rise to the protein MSSIYEQYQLKPVINASGRMTLLGVSTPAPEVRAAMVQGLERYFEMKDLVDKTGDYIARLLEVEAATVVSCAAAGIAQSVAAVIVRDDPRLLVNLHAQPVAGPREIVLPKGHNVNFGAPVGAMVALGGGQVVEAGWGNECSAAQLEAAIGPDTAAILYIKSHHALQKSVLGVAEAAEVARRRKVPLIVDAAAEEDLREYYRLGADLVIYSGAKAIEGPTSGLVLGRRQYVEWVKLQSQGIGRAMKVGKEGILGLTCAIERYLKQDKESGAAMAERLRPFIAGLNQLAGVSARLVWDAAGRDIARAEIAFDASATGVSAVAAAAALKQGEVAIYFREYRANEGKLEVDARSVDAAQLEQIGTRIRRLLTGEKA